One window of the Ictidomys tridecemlineatus isolate mIctTri1 chromosome 11, mIctTri1.hap1, whole genome shotgun sequence genome contains the following:
- the Btf3l4 gene encoding transcription factor BTF3 homolog 4 isoform X1 — MIKDDGTVIHFNNPKVQASLSANTFAITGHAEAKPITEMLPGILSQLGADSLTSLRKLAEQFPRQVLDSKAPKPEDIDEEDDDVPDLVENFDEASKNEAN, encoded by the exons ATGATTAAAGATGATGGGACAGTTATTCATTTCAACAATCCCAAAGTCCAAGCTTCCCTGTCTGCCAATACCTTTGCAATTACTGGTCATGCAGAAGCCAAACCAATCACAGAAATGCTTCCTGGAATATTAAGTCAGCTTGGTGCTGACAGCTTAACGAGCCTTAGAAAGTTAGCTGAACAGTTCCCACGGCAAG tGTTGGACAGTAAAGCACCAAAACCAGAAGACATTGATGAAGAGGATGATGATGTTCCAG aTCTCGTAGAAAATTTTGATGAAGCATCAAAGAATGAAGCTAACTAA